From the genome of Methanophagales archaeon:
AAATTAAATTGGGGATGATATTACGCAAATATCAGTTTTACTCCTCCTTTTCGCCATCGCAGTGGCTCCTACTGTCTGTACAGTCATCTATCTTCGTACAAGAGATAGAGAATTACTCACAATTGTAGGTTTGGGTGCACTTGTATGGCTTGTTGCTCTCATCAGGAGTGCTATACTCCAACCAACTTATTTTCTTATTGGTTCTCCTCAACTACCACCAATAAGGTTCATAGGGTTTAGTGCGACCTTAGCGGGAATCTTTGAGGAGGGTTTTCGTATAAATTCCTAAAATCCTTTGTTGAGGAGAGAACATGGTTTAATGGCGTTGCCTTTGGGTTGGGTGCGGCTCTCGTTGAAATCTTGTTGATATATTGCATTCCGATAATTAAAATGGCAATCGTGGGCACAGAAACGCAGAATTTCTCAGAGATGCTTGCCGGTGCAGTTGAACGAAATCTGGCAGTCTGCATTCACGTAGGATCTGCTTTACTGGTCATGCATAGCCTGAGAAATCGTTGGATACTTGGCATTGCTATATCTCTCCACACCATCGTGGATTTTGTTGCGCCTACTCTAGGATATTATTCATCTTTGACTGTATGGCAGGTTGAATCTATAGTAGCGATATTTGCCGCAGTGGCTTTGGTTATTATGTGCGTAGAAAAAATATTTTTGAGTAAAGCAGTGGAAATCAAGAACATAGGATGTGTATTAGAGTGCAGATGAGAGCAATTAAAATAAACGAGCAGTGGAACTCTGCGGTTGCTTCGCAACCTAGCCCTATGGGTCACATAACAAACGGGTATCAGGCTTCGCTTGGAATTCATATACCCGCTGGACGACGTCAGATGAAATTTTTGGTAGCTGGTAGCTAACGGAAGGAAGTAATATGTTGGATAAGCTCACTAACAACTCTGACATGAACAATACAAAGGAGGTCTGTAAGGAGGTATGTGAAACAGGAGAAAAGAAAGAAGATTTCAGTATGAAAAAGGAGATTATGACTCTTGGATTAGGAATATTAATATATGCGGGAGCTTTAATATTCAAATTGCCCTTCGGGTTG
Proteins encoded in this window:
- a CDS encoding YhfC family intramembrane metalloprotease → MAIVGTETQNFSEMLAGAVERNLAVCIHVGSALLVMHSLRNRWILGIAISLHTIVDFVAPTLGYYSSLTVWQVESIVAIFAAVALVIMCVEKIFLSKAVEIKNIGCVLECR